The following proteins come from a genomic window of Phnomibacter ginsenosidimutans:
- a CDS encoding ATP-binding cassette domain-containing protein — protein sequence MIDTNSHIITANKLTKTFGDFTAVDAISLDVHKGEIFGFLGANGAGKSTAMRMFCGLLSPTSGEASVAGFDVRTQSEMIEAQHWLHEPEV from the coding sequence ATGATTGATACCAATTCACATATCATCACGGCCAACAAGCTCACCAAAACCTTTGGCGATTTCACGGCTGTGGATGCAATAAGCTTAGATGTTCACAAGGGTGAAATCTTTGGATTCCTTGGCGCCAATGGTGCGGGTAAAAGTACAGCCATGCGCATGTTCTGCGGCCTGCTCTCTCCTACTTCCGGCGAAGCCAGCGTAGCAGGTTTTGATGTGCGAACCCAATCGGAAATGATCGAAGCGCAACATTGGCTACATGAGCCAGAAGTTTAG
- a CDS encoding co-chaperone GroES, whose translation MAKEKKLSVTPLHDRVIVKPAAAEEKTAGGIIIPDTAKEKPQRGTVVAAGPGKKDEPVTVKAGDTVLYGKYAGTEISIEGADYLIMRESDILAIV comes from the coding sequence ATGGCCAAAGAGAAAAAACTGTCGGTGACTCCCCTGCATGACAGGGTAATTGTAAAGCCCGCTGCAGCGGAAGAAAAAACTGCCGGCGGCATCATCATCCCCGATACAGCCAAAGAAAAACCTCAGCGTGGCACAGTAGTAGCCGCTGGTCCTGGCAAAAAAGATGAGCCCGTAACCGTAAAAGCTGGTGATACCGTATTGTATGGCAAATATGCCGGTACTGAAATCAGCATTGAAGGTGCCGACTACCTCATCATGCGTGAAAGCGACATTCTGGCCATCGTTTAA
- a CDS encoding T9SS type A sorting domain-containing protein gives MWYTTDITAASPTWIKVNDFFDNIAVTSFAQNASNPAVMYFGTGEGWFNGDAIEGLGIWKSTNGGTTWTRLTSTGNFAYVQDLQLDNSGNLYASLRNRTVTQAVGIQKSVDGGASWTQVLGAPVQGPNSRGADLELAANGDMYASIGFFATGRVYRSAQSIHGINTGNVGTWEDITPDPSTNVVPIASATDAYDRIELAVSPSSSNLLYAIFEGNGTQNAAYIKQYDANTNTWTSKSVPTIIDQGSNSNFTRGQAWYDLIAAVDPLNSNSLYIGGVDALRSDNAGSSWSQKTTWSLFAATGYTTAQNVHADHHALTYAPGSSSRMVLGTDGGIDYTADADNTTVGVFPTFARKNTGYNVTQFYAVANHPTNPNFFLAGAQDNGSHRFTAAGMNSTTQVTGGDGAFCHIDQNEPNIMITSYVYNNYYVSTNGGTSFSNRFKANTGGFINPTDYDDYANILYGGNSAGTYFRYLNPATDGATNNVAVSNFGSGSVTHVSVSPSISNRVYFGTNNGRVVAVDAANTGTSKTGTLVWNSGIAGSVSCIAIDPSNEQHMLVTFSNYGVNSVWETNNGGASWTSVEGNLPDMPVRWAVFDPRNSDHALLATEMGVWSTDNLNGTSTAWDPTNTGLANVRVNMLQYTHGTGVLSAATHGRGLYTAQVPARTTPDVNFQFAKAVMTEATTGFADCRSYTDYTVFLTISKAPVGDANVTVQVGAGTTATEGQDFQISTNGSFATPSKNTVFLSGSSSSKAITVRVFNDAQIEGEEVINLTYSLSGSTDAATGLSAQTVSIVIPDDDALPSAGGITTVTAGIYEATFTQPFRGDFTDAKTQMIYTAAELRALGLGAGTITQLGFEITAKNSLGAYENFRLSMKQVSLESFNGNVALQTGLTTVFSTPNYYSQAGINDFMLQTPFAWDGVSNILVEMCFDNDLANPAAGGGADPVKTEITSTSNDASPAIMAIWKRENGNSCDGLTSSGTLYTGAGTSYYRPVMRFRGASSGSVNIAAAVNTNNTYYFGPFADIYIYNSTGSEIMARLRNLSAHDYGCTVVNIDRAGTTSKAFWNNTTANHLFDKTFTVTPTNNNASGSYEITLYYTDAEVQGWQTATGQSWNSSMMVKTTSPISSYTAGSVPVNQVEVNASPVRGTFGTGRTIMAQFNTGFSGFGVGVPDATLPVTWLDVQAKGNSDHNLISWTVGSEQNNNRFDVQISRDGNSYTTMGSIRSRGNTNSSRVYNFKHIKPQAGINYYRILQVDADGKSSMSKVVSVRSTATSNARPFVFPTVATSSITLNMGELVTKPVQWELFSSDMRLMKRSASISNFVQTGIDVSTLPAGTYFLRINKDGKQESLKFVKQ, from the coding sequence TTGTGGTATACCACCGACATTACGGCAGCCTCACCTACATGGATAAAAGTGAACGACTTTTTTGACAATATAGCCGTTACCTCATTTGCACAAAATGCCAGCAATCCAGCTGTAATGTACTTCGGTACCGGAGAAGGTTGGTTTAATGGCGATGCCATTGAAGGTTTGGGCATTTGGAAAAGTACCAATGGCGGTACCACCTGGACCCGCCTGACCAGTACCGGCAATTTTGCCTATGTGCAAGATTTGCAATTGGACAATTCCGGCAACTTATATGCCTCTCTACGCAACCGCACTGTCACACAGGCGGTGGGCATTCAAAAATCAGTGGATGGCGGAGCCAGTTGGACGCAGGTATTAGGCGCTCCGGTGCAGGGGCCCAATAGTCGTGGCGCCGATCTGGAGCTGGCTGCCAATGGCGATATGTATGCCAGCATTGGTTTTTTTGCCACCGGCAGGGTTTATCGCAGTGCACAATCCATCCATGGTATCAATACCGGAAATGTGGGTACTTGGGAAGATATTACACCAGACCCAAGTACCAATGTAGTACCGATTGCATCGGCCACAGATGCGTATGACCGTATAGAACTGGCGGTATCGCCCAGCAGCAGCAATTTGCTATATGCCATTTTTGAAGGAAACGGCACTCAGAATGCCGCTTACATTAAGCAGTATGATGCCAATACCAACACCTGGACCAGTAAGAGTGTGCCTACCATTATTGACCAGGGCAGCAACTCGAATTTTACCCGTGGCCAAGCCTGGTACGATTTGATTGCGGCAGTAGATCCGCTCAACAGCAACAGCCTCTACATTGGCGGGGTTGATGCGCTGCGTTCGGACAATGCCGGCTCTAGCTGGAGTCAAAAAACAACCTGGAGCTTGTTTGCAGCAACCGGATATACAACTGCACAAAATGTTCACGCCGACCACCATGCACTTACCTATGCACCCGGCAGCAGTAGTCGTATGGTATTGGGTACAGATGGCGGTATAGATTACACTGCCGATGCTGACAATACCACGGTAGGTGTATTCCCCACATTTGCCCGCAAAAACACCGGCTATAACGTAACGCAATTTTATGCTGTGGCAAATCACCCTACTAATCCGAATTTTTTTTTGGCAGGGGCGCAGGACAACGGTAGTCATCGCTTTACTGCAGCTGGTATGAACAGCACAACACAGGTAACTGGCGGTGATGGGGCTTTCTGTCATATCGATCAGAATGAGCCAAACATCATGATTACCTCTTACGTGTATAATAACTACTATGTATCTACCAACGGAGGCACTTCATTTTCCAATCGTTTTAAAGCCAATACCGGAGGTTTTATTAATCCAACGGATTATGATGATTATGCCAATATTCTTTATGGTGGCAACTCTGCCGGCACCTATTTCAGGTATTTAAACCCAGCTACAGATGGCGCAACAAATAATGTAGCTGTAAGCAATTTCGGTAGTGGTAGTGTTACTCATGTAAGTGTGTCGCCTAGTATTAGTAACCGCGTATACTTTGGCACCAATAATGGAAGAGTGGTGGCAGTAGACGCTGCCAATACTGGTACATCCAAAACAGGTACGCTGGTTTGGAACTCTGGTATTGCCGGTTCTGTCTCTTGTATAGCAATTGACCCTTCTAATGAGCAACATATGCTCGTTACATTTAGCAACTATGGTGTAAACAGTGTGTGGGAAACCAACAATGGCGGGGCTTCATGGACTTCTGTAGAAGGCAATTTGCCAGATATGCCAGTACGTTGGGCCGTATTTGATCCCCGCAACAGTGATCATGCATTGCTGGCAACAGAAATGGGCGTGTGGAGTACAGATAATTTGAATGGAACATCTACCGCCTGGGATCCTACGAATACGGGACTAGCCAATGTACGGGTAAACATGTTGCAATATACTCATGGCACAGGTGTGCTTTCTGCAGCCACACATGGCCGCGGTTTGTATACAGCTCAAGTGCCTGCCCGCACTACACCAGATGTAAATTTTCAGTTTGCAAAAGCTGTAATGACTGAGGCAACAACGGGTTTTGCTGATTGTAGATCATATACAGATTACACTGTTTTTTTAACCATATCTAAAGCACCTGTAGGCGATGCAAACGTAACTGTACAAGTGGGTGCAGGTACTACAGCCACAGAAGGTCAGGATTTTCAAATTTCGACCAACGGAAGCTTTGCAACACCGAGTAAAAACACTGTTTTTCTAAGTGGTTCTTCGTCCTCCAAAGCCATTACAGTGCGGGTGTTTAATGATGCTCAAATTGAAGGAGAAGAAGTTATTAATCTCACTTATAGCTTGTCTGGCAGTACAGATGCAGCTACAGGCTTGTCTGCTCAAACTGTAAGTATAGTTATACCAGATGATGATGCGTTACCATCAGCAGGTGGCATCACCACTGTAACTGCTGGCATATACGAAGCCACATTTACTCAGCCATTCCGAGGTGATTTTACAGATGCTAAAACACAAATGATTTATACCGCAGCAGAGTTGAGAGCATTGGGCTTGGGGGCTGGAACCATTACTCAATTAGGATTTGAAATCACCGCTAAGAATTCGTTAGGGGCATATGAAAATTTCAGGTTGTCAATGAAACAGGTCAGCCTGGAAAGTTTCAATGGTAACGTGGCATTGCAAACAGGCTTGACTACCGTTTTTAGTACCCCTAATTATTACAGTCAGGCAGGCATCAATGATTTTATGCTGCAAACACCATTTGCATGGGATGGGGTGAGTAACATTTTGGTTGAAATGTGTTTTGATAATGATTTGGCCAACCCGGCTGCCGGTGGTGGAGCCGATCCAGTTAAAACTGAAATCACTTCTACCAGCAATGATGCATCACCGGCTATAATGGCTATTTGGAAAAGAGAAAATGGCAACAGTTGTGATGGATTAACCAGCTCGGGTACCTTGTACACAGGCGCCGGAACCAGTTACTATCGTCCGGTGATGCGCTTCAGAGGTGCATCCAGCGGATCTGTAAATATTGCAGCCGCAGTAAACACCAACAATACCTACTATTTTGGACCATTTGCTGATATCTATATCTACAACAGCACAGGTTCAGAAATTATGGCCCGTTTGCGCAACCTGTCGGCACACGATTACGGTTGTACTGTGGTAAACATCGACCGTGCAGGTACTACCAGCAAAGCCTTCTGGAACAATACTACGGCCAACCATCTTTTCGATAAAACATTTACAGTAACACCAACCAACAACAACGCATCAGGTAGTTATGAAATCACTTTGTACTACACAGATGCCGAAGTACAAGGCTGGCAAACTGCTACCGGCCAAAGCTGGAACAGTAGCATGATGGTGAAAACAACTTCGCCCATCAGCAGCTACACCGCAGGCAGTGTACCGGTAAATCAGGTTGAAGTAAACGCATCACCGGTGCGGGGCACATTTGGTACGGGCCGCACTATTATGGCGCAGTTCAATACCGGTTTCTCCGGCTTTGGTGTAGGCGTGCCAGATGCAACTTTACCAGTTACCTGGTTGGATGTACAGGCCAAGGGCAACAGCGATCACAACCTCATTAGCTGGACTGTGGGCAGTGAGCAAAACAACAATCGTTTTGATGTACAAATCAGCAGGGATGGCAATAGCTACACTACAATGGGCAGTATTCGTAGCCGTGGCAATACCAACAGCAGCCGGGTGTACAACTTCAAGCACATCAAGCCGCAAGCGGGTATCAACTACTACCGCATTTTGCAGGTAGATGCCGATGGCAAGAGCAGTATGAGTAAAGTGGTTTCTGTACGCAGCACCGCTACCAGCAATGCCCGTCCGTTTGTATTCCCAACGGTGGCTACCAGCAGCATCACCCTCAACATGGGCGAACTGGTAACCAAGCCCGTACAGTGGGAGCTGTTTAGCAGCGATATGCGCCTGATGAAGCGCAGTGCCAGCATCAGCAATTTTGTACAAACAGGCATAGACGTAAGCACTTTGCCTGCCGGTACTTACTTCTTGCGCATCAATAAAGATGGTAAACAAGAATCGCTGAAATTTGTGAAACAATAA
- a CDS encoding TetR/AcrR family transcriptional regulator, producing the protein MGNTETAIENAEQKILTAARNVFIRKGFAGARMQEIADEAGINKALLHYYFRSKEKLFEVIFKESFGKLLPELADIFQQPGSVFEKIERFTEAYISIVMEHPFIPVFVLSEIHRNPDEFFNTYIRPEMAGNIQVIAQQFAVAAQQGIIRPIDPRQLMMNVMSLCVFPFVARPMLQRMMHVNDAAFIQLLQERKTAVSQFIIQAIKP; encoded by the coding sequence GTGGGTAATACTGAAACAGCGATAGAAAACGCAGAACAAAAAATACTGACAGCAGCCCGCAATGTCTTTATCCGCAAGGGGTTTGCCGGTGCCCGCATGCAGGAAATAGCCGATGAAGCTGGCATCAACAAAGCCCTGTTGCACTATTATTTCAGGAGTAAGGAGAAGTTGTTCGAAGTGATTTTCAAGGAATCTTTTGGCAAGCTGCTGCCCGAGTTGGCAGATATTTTTCAGCAACCCGGTTCTGTGTTCGAAAAAATTGAACGCTTTACCGAAGCCTATATTTCCATTGTGATGGAGCACCCCTTCATTCCGGTGTTTGTGCTCAGCGAAATACACCGCAACCCCGATGAGTTTTTCAATACATACATCCGGCCGGAAATGGCGGGCAATATTCAAGTAATTGCGCAGCAGTTTGCAGTGGCCGCACAGCAAGGCATCATTCGCCCCATTGACCCTCGCCAACTCATGATGAATGTGATGAGTCTTTGTGTGTTTCCTTTTGTAGCCCGGCCCATGCTGCAACGCATGATGCATGTAAATGATGCTGCATTTATACAACTGCTTCAAGAACGCAAAACGGCTGTCAGCCAGTTCATCATTCAAGCCATAAAACCATAA
- a CDS encoding HlyD family secretion protein — MKKLTLLIAAAGLLQACGNKGPAYDATGTFEADEVIVSAEVAGKILWMPIEEGQTIAQDSVVVKIDAGNLALQKAQIEASANALQQKTNDVQPQLKLLQEQLQVQQAQMATLEKEKRRFEALVKADAATPKQLDDIVAQINVLQQQMLVTRQQMNVQQSTVGTANRSILSEQAPLTKRADIIADQINRSNVINPINGTVLLKYANAGEVVGAGKALYKIADLSNLQLRAYITGDQLSQIKLGQQVKVLVDDGKKNYKTYSGAIIWIADKAEFTPKTIQTKDERANLVYAIKVLVPNDGYLKIGQYGEVDW, encoded by the coding sequence ATGAAAAAACTCACCCTACTTATAGCCGCAGCAGGGCTCTTGCAAGCCTGCGGCAACAAAGGTCCGGCATACGATGCCACCGGTACTTTTGAAGCCGATGAAGTCATTGTATCAGCCGAAGTAGCCGGCAAAATATTGTGGATGCCCATTGAAGAAGGCCAAACAATTGCACAAGACAGCGTAGTGGTAAAAATTGATGCTGGTAATCTGGCACTGCAAAAAGCACAGATTGAAGCGAGTGCTAATGCATTGCAACAAAAAACCAACGATGTACAACCACAACTCAAATTGCTGCAAGAGCAATTGCAGGTGCAGCAAGCACAAATGGCCACGTTGGAAAAAGAAAAACGTCGCTTTGAAGCATTGGTAAAAGCAGACGCGGCCACACCCAAGCAGCTGGATGATATTGTGGCGCAAATCAATGTGCTGCAACAACAAATGCTGGTCACCCGCCAGCAAATGAATGTGCAGCAAAGCACCGTGGGTACTGCTAACAGAAGCATTTTGAGTGAGCAAGCACCGCTTACGAAAAGAGCTGACATCATAGCCGATCAAATCAATCGCAGCAATGTCATCAACCCGATTAACGGAACGGTATTGCTGAAATATGCCAACGCCGGCGAAGTAGTAGGTGCCGGCAAAGCCTTGTACAAAATTGCTGACCTAAGCAATTTGCAACTAAGAGCCTACATCACCGGCGACCAACTGAGTCAAATCAAACTCGGCCAGCAGGTAAAAGTTTTGGTAGACGATGGCAAGAAGAACTATAAAACCTACAGCGGCGCTATCATCTGGATTGCAGACAAAGCAGAGTTCACACCCAAAACCATCCAAACCAAAGACGAACGTGCTAACCTCGTGTATGCTATCAAAGTATTGGTACCGAACGATGGTTATTTGAAAATTGGACAGTATGGAGAAGTGGACTGGTAA
- a CDS encoding TolC family protein: MKTLLPYLVILCCWPWWSHAQHRLTLPQVQQQAAAQLPLLKRKALAAETAKTQTANLNNNFLPQLSVNAQASWQSDVTALQVGNIPGFPKIDPLSKDQYRATLDVNQLIYDGGINRRQKEMTHLQQLLREEEVNVALQQLKERINNLYLNVLLIDEQQQQLNILFKDIAAGIAKVKAQVEYGTAFRSNLALMEAEQLKAQQRRIELQNDREGLLSVLALYTGQTIAADAVLEAPEVPAMVSANDISRPELQLYQLQDSLYQLQATTVTNKLQPRISAFANAGYGRPGLNMLKNEFAPFATTGIRLSWNLSNFYNKNNDKIQAAINRKDIQAQQENFMQQTTAQLRQQQSAISKLQALIGTDNQIIALKKQVKEAAKAQLENGVITASDYLREVNAEDQARQALALHQLQLVQALLNYSTTAGK; the protein is encoded by the coding sequence ATGAAAACACTTCTGCCCTATTTAGTAATACTCTGTTGCTGGCCTTGGTGGAGCCACGCACAGCATCGGCTTACACTACCGCAAGTACAGCAGCAGGCAGCGGCACAATTGCCCTTGTTGAAACGCAAAGCATTGGCGGCAGAAACGGCCAAAACGCAAACGGCTAATCTCAATAATAACTTTTTGCCACAACTCAGTGTAAATGCGCAAGCCAGCTGGCAATCCGATGTAACGGCCTTGCAAGTGGGTAATATTCCGGGTTTCCCTAAAATAGACCCGCTGAGTAAAGATCAGTACCGGGCTACACTGGATGTGAATCAACTGATATACGACGGCGGCATCAATCGCAGGCAAAAAGAAATGACGCACTTGCAGCAACTGTTGCGGGAAGAAGAAGTAAATGTGGCATTACAGCAATTAAAAGAACGCATCAACAACCTCTACCTGAATGTTTTGCTGATAGATGAGCAGCAACAGCAGCTCAACATTTTGTTTAAAGACATAGCAGCGGGCATAGCCAAAGTAAAAGCGCAGGTGGAATATGGCACTGCCTTTCGCTCCAACCTGGCACTGATGGAGGCAGAACAACTGAAAGCCCAACAACGCCGCATTGAATTACAAAACGACCGTGAAGGCTTGTTGAGTGTGTTGGCATTGTACACCGGACAAACAATAGCAGCCGATGCTGTGCTGGAAGCCCCAGAAGTTCCAGCTATGGTGAGTGCCAACGACATCAGCCGGCCGGAGTTGCAACTCTACCAACTGCAAGACAGTTTGTATCAGCTGCAAGCTACGACCGTTACCAACAAACTGCAGCCCCGCATCAGTGCTTTTGCCAATGCCGGTTATGGCCGCCCGGGTTTGAACATGCTGAAAAATGAATTTGCGCCATTTGCCACAACAGGTATTCGTTTGAGTTGGAACCTCAGCAATTTTTACAACAAGAACAACGACAAAATTCAAGCGGCCATCAACCGCAAAGACATACAGGCACAGCAGGAAAACTTTATGCAACAAACCACGGCTCAATTGCGCCAACAGCAGTCGGCAATCAGCAAATTGCAGGCACTCATTGGTACCGATAACCAAATCATTGCATTGAAAAAACAGGTAAAAGAAGCCGCAAAAGCACAATTGGAAAACGGCGTTATCACTGCCAGCGATTACCTCCGCGAAGTGAATGCAGAAGACCAGGCACGGCAAGCATTGGCACTGCATCAATTGCAATTGGTACAGGCATTACTCAACTATTCTACCACCGCAGGAAAATAA
- a CDS encoding GNAT family N-acetyltransferase — MAYQILHTDSGLPDFIALVQLLDAELAERDGEEHSFYAQFNGISHIRHAIVLYENEEPVACGAFKPFDADTVEIKRMYTKPAMRGKGVAAQVLQALEQWASSLGYQQAVLETGTRQPEAIALYKKCGYQLTSNYGQYAGVANSVCFSKSISQPL; from the coding sequence ATGGCTTATCAAATACTACATACAGACAGCGGCCTTCCCGATTTCATCGCCCTTGTACAACTGCTCGATGCAGAGCTGGCGGAAAGAGACGGCGAAGAACATAGCTTCTACGCCCAATTCAATGGTATCAGCCACATACGACATGCTATTGTATTGTATGAAAATGAAGAACCTGTAGCCTGCGGCGCCTTCAAACCCTTTGATGCAGATACAGTGGAAATAAAACGGATGTACACCAAACCTGCCATGCGAGGCAAAGGTGTGGCAGCCCAAGTATTGCAGGCTTTGGAACAATGGGCTTCGAGCCTCGGGTATCAGCAAGCAGTGTTAGAAACAGGTACCCGTCAGCCAGAAGCCATTGCCCTATACAAGAAATGCGGCTATCAATTAACATCCAACTATGGGCAGTATGCGGGTGTTGCCAACAGTGTTTGCTTCAGCAAATCCATCTCCCAGCCCCTATAA
- the groL gene encoding chaperonin GroEL (60 kDa chaperone family; promotes refolding of misfolded polypeptides especially under stressful conditions; forms two stacked rings of heptamers to form a barrel-shaped 14mer; ends can be capped by GroES; misfolded proteins enter the barrel where they are refolded when GroES binds), whose amino-acid sequence MAKQIFFDIEARNKMKKGVDTLANAVKVTLGPKGRNVVIEKKFGAPAVTKDGVSVAKEIELEDAIENMGAQMVKEVASKTADIAGDGTTTATVLAQSIISEGLKMVAAGANPMDLKRGIDKAVSLVVANLKGQSQAVGNDSKKIQQVATISANNDETIGKLIAEAFAKVGKEGVITVEEAKGTDTTVDVVEGMQFDRGYISPYFVTNSEKMEAELQNPYILIFDKKISAMKDILHILEKVAQGGRPLLIIAEDLEGEALATLVVNKLRGTLKVAAVKAPGFGDRRKEMLQDIAILTKGIVISEEQGYKLENADLTYLGQAASVTIDKDNTTIVGGKGDKKDIAARVNQIKAQIETTTSDYDREKLQERLAKLAGGVAVLYVGATTEVEMKEKKDRVDDALHATRAAVEEGIVPGGGVAYIRAIEALEAKVKGQIADEQTGMAIVRRALEEPMRTLTANAGIDGSIVVQKIKEGTKDFGFNARTEVYENLFKAGVIDPTKVSRVALENAASIAGMLLTTECVIADKPEPKSAAPAGGHPGMGGMDY is encoded by the coding sequence ATGGCTAAGCAAATTTTCTTCGATATCGAAGCCCGCAATAAAATGAAAAAGGGCGTTGATACCCTGGCAAATGCCGTGAAAGTAACCCTCGGTCCTAAGGGCCGCAACGTTGTCATCGAAAAGAAATTTGGTGCTCCTGCAGTAACCAAAGACGGTGTAAGCGTAGCAAAAGAAATTGAACTGGAAGACGCCATTGAAAACATGGGCGCCCAAATGGTGAAGGAAGTAGCCAGCAAAACTGCTGACATTGCCGGCGACGGTACTACTACTGCCACTGTACTGGCTCAATCTATCATTAGCGAAGGCCTGAAAATGGTAGCCGCTGGTGCCAACCCCATGGACCTGAAGCGTGGCATTGACAAAGCCGTAAGCCTCGTAGTAGCCAACCTGAAAGGACAAAGCCAGGCTGTAGGCAACGACAGCAAGAAAATTCAGCAGGTAGCAACTATCTCTGCCAACAACGACGAAACCATCGGTAAGCTCATTGCCGAAGCTTTTGCCAAAGTGGGCAAAGAAGGTGTCATTACCGTAGAAGAAGCCAAAGGCACCGACACTACCGTAGATGTAGTAGAAGGTATGCAGTTCGACCGCGGTTATATCAGCCCCTACTTCGTAACCAACAGCGAGAAGATGGAAGCTGAACTGCAGAACCCCTACATCCTGATTTTCGACAAGAAGATCAGCGCCATGAAAGATATCCTCCACATCCTCGAGAAAGTAGCTCAGGGCGGTCGTCCGCTGCTGATCATTGCCGAAGATCTGGAAGGTGAAGCACTGGCTACATTGGTGGTAAACAAACTGCGTGGTACCTTGAAAGTGGCTGCTGTAAAAGCACCCGGATTTGGCGACCGCCGCAAAGAAATGCTCCAGGACATTGCTATCCTCACCAAGGGTATCGTTATCAGCGAAGAGCAAGGTTACAAGTTGGAAAATGCTGACCTCACTTACCTCGGTCAGGCTGCCAGCGTAACCATCGACAAAGACAATACTACTATCGTTGGTGGCAAGGGTGACAAGAAGGACATTGCTGCCCGTGTCAACCAAATCAAAGCACAAATTGAAACCACTACTTCCGACTACGATCGTGAAAAGCTCCAGGAGCGTTTGGCGAAACTGGCGGGTGGTGTAGCCGTACTTTACGTAGGTGCTACTACCGAAGTAGAAATGAAAGAAAAGAAGGACCGCGTAGATGATGCCCTGCATGCTACCCGTGCCGCTGTAGAAGAAGGTATTGTACCTGGTGGTGGCGTGGCTTATATCCGTGCTATCGAAGCTTTGGAAGCCAAGGTAAAAGGACAGATTGCAGATGAGCAAACAGGTATGGCTATTGTACGTCGTGCACTGGAAGAGCCTATGCGTACCCTTACTGCCAACGCCGGCATCGACGGTTCAATTGTAGTGCAGAAAATTAAAGAAGGTACCAAAGACTTTGGTTTCAATGCCCGCACTGAAGTGTACGAAAACCTCTTCAAGGCTGGTGTAATTGACCCCACCAAAGTAAGCCGCGTAGCATTGGAAAATGCCGCTTCTATTGCCGGTATGCTCCTCACTACGGAGTGTGTGATTGCCGACAAGCCAGAACCTAAATCTGCAGCTCCTGCAGGTGGTCACCCAGGCATGGGCGGAATGGATTACTAA
- a CDS encoding ABC transporter ATP-binding protein, with translation MYSITAHNISKDYQNGKAVVSALQDVSLQVKSGELFGLIGPDGAGKTSLIRILTTLLLPTKGTASVAGLDVVKDFKKIRQKIGYMPGRFSLYQDLSVQENLDFFASIFNTSIEANYHLIKDIYEQIAPFKDRKAGKLSGGMKQKLALSCALIHKPEVLFLDEPTTGVDVVSRKEFWQMLQHLKQEGLSILVATPYMDEAALCDRVALMQDGRFLRDQSSS, from the coding sequence ATGTACAGCATCACCGCACATAACATCAGCAAAGACTACCAAAACGGCAAGGCCGTGGTGTCAGCATTGCAGGATGTATCGCTGCAGGTAAAATCCGGCGAACTGTTTGGCCTCATTGGCCCGGATGGTGCGGGTAAAACTTCGCTGATTCGTATCCTCACTACTTTGCTGTTGCCCACCAAAGGCACAGCATCTGTAGCGGGTTTGGATGTCGTAAAAGACTTCAAAAAAATCAGACAAAAAATTGGCTACATGCCCGGGCGGTTTTCTTTATACCAGGATTTATCGGTGCAGGAAAACCTCGATTTTTTTGCCAGCATTTTCAATACCAGCATCGAAGCGAACTATCACCTCATCAAAGACATTTACGAACAGATTGCACCTTTTAAAGACCGCAAGGCTGGTAAGCTCAGCGGTGGTATGAAACAAAAGCTGGCGTTGAGTTGTGCCCTCATTCACAAACCCGAAGTGCTGTTTTTGGATGAGCCAACCACGGGTGTAGATGTGGTAAGCCGCAAAGAGTTTTGGCAAATGCTGCAACACCTAAAGCAAGAGGGCCTCAGCATTTTAGTGGCCACACCTTATATGGATGAAGCAGCGTTGTGCGACCGTGTAGCCCTCATGCAAGACGGTCGTTTTTTACGAGATCAATCCTCCAGCTGA